The Tigriopus californicus strain San Diego chromosome 10, Tcal_SD_v2.1, whole genome shotgun sequence region TTCTCACTTCCAATCCCTTTTTGTCGCTTGAATATAGAGATTTACCATTCACCAGTGTCAACTTCGTGTTTGTCCGGGAGAAACTCATTTGACGCTTtagaatttcttttcaaaagccaaaagacGTTCATTCTTAAGGTCTAAAACTCATTATAGTAGCAATTCGAAAGAAGTTGTGATGCTAAATAATTTCTGCTTTAGGCTTCTTGAGAACCGTTATCCGATGATAAAGAAATCACTGTGCGTATGTCCTAGAGTCAAAAAGTGGAGGGGACCAAGTATTTCCAATAGGCACAGATAACTTTAATTGtgtccttttttcattcactACTTTCCAATGATCCATTTCGTTAAGGCTTCGTTGCTCAAGAGCAATCAAGGAGCTGGGTTAGTCTTAATCTATCACCAAAAGCATGAAGATAGTGTCCTCAAATCTGGTTGGATCTATTTCCAGGgcattacagtaattcgttccttttttctaaaaaggaACTAATTGTAATTGCATTGCATTCTAAATTTGtataattgtaacgacccaaaaactaaaagaattactcgttactctttcctttttaagcttccagaatggcctttgaaTTTCCGTTAATCTCGTGACTGCTGAGGAAGCCtcaggctcaacagaaattgccatttattgctaattccatctagcatattacGATCAAAGAAAGCCAGAGTTGAAAATcgtgcttgctcttaactactctgagggtgtccTTGGTTTTTAAATCTGATATTGTACTcgctactttattgtttacatcctctcaatcaaattccgttggactgaagagctgattcagtgcaattgtcaagaaaggaaAGTCTCTCCTTAggttgacaatgatgcatctAATTTCAAAAGGCTCCTCATTTTCCGCGACTTAAGGCATAGACTTCTTATagggaagctttaccgacttcatAATGTCTAACATTGGTTTTCCTTCATGACTTTTGCAACAtggtttcaaaccttcaactaTCATTATCCCATCCGGTCTTGACTTCTCAAAGCTTTAAACTGCaatgcattttgaacaattatgccaaggttcgttaataaaaaatgttgaaacgaAATTTTCAGATGATACTCATTAGGACTCCTTGAGACAAAAGCACATTTTCTTTAgagaagaatggtcttgatgggatAAGAACCGTGAAAAATTAGTTATCTAAAATTCGAGTAAGAGTAATTGTAccgagtaacgccattacatttttttcgagtaacgattgtgtaacgaattactatttttgaccaaaataccTGTAaatgtaattcgttcctttaattgaggaacgactaatgccctggctATTTCCAAGTGCCTCCATCCACCAAAGCATCATTAACACCACTGTGTTAGATGAGAATCGTTGGATGGAGAACATTGTTCAAGACGATCATAACAACGACGATGGAAGTAGCGTTTTTAGTGAGAGCCCGTGAGATGGATTTCTTGAGCCCTCTctcctcactcactcactcactcactcactcactcacatgaCTTGTTGCATTATGATGTGTTTCATAGTCCTGGAGAACCAATCCCAAGGCGAATTCCTTGGAAGAAGACGACGTGGGAACGACGGTTAAAGACACCACTGTCGTCCATGGTGCATGAACGTCCAAACCTTCGATCCCTAACTACGGTCTAAGCGTActacggacggacggacggacggacgtaCCCGGAACGTAGCTCGCTAGCCAGCGTCTCCAATCGGGAAAAGCCAAGCAAGCCTGAAAGCTCTCAAAATGCCTGTGGGAAGCTCTTGAATACACTGGGCAGAATCGACAAGAATCGACATGAATATTCCTTGATATTCTCCGTGTATTATTATCATGATTGAGGTACATTGGAATCAAAAACATTACATATGTACTACATGTCGTCAGTTACGGAGCGAGTGGTAATAATGAGTGTCTATTCTATTTTTTCCagtgtttttttcaagtgtcagGTATGTGAAGGTTTGGCATCAGGAATTAGTCATGAAAGTTGAGAAAGGACGCTTTAAATTTGAACCCTGGGACGCCGTGTCTTTAAACTGCATAGCTTTTTGAGGAGTCCAATTGGGTTTGTGGGTGATATTCCTCCGTTGTAGTCCATGTCACTGAAAGCTAAGAagcctcttcttctcttctcttttctcATGATATGATGATTGTTGTCGTTCTATTGAGCGAAAGAAAGAGCGTTGGTCGGTAGTGCTGAAGGTCACTGCCAAGTTGTCAAgtcatcaaaaatccaattttcagTTGGTTTTGAAAGATGAACGAACAACTGATCTTATCTCCTCCCCTCGCTCTCTGGTCCCTAATTGAAGTGGCTTGTGTAGTGCTCCAAATTACACTCCCAATAGATCTTCTCAGGCTCAACATCGACATCAAATCCAGCGGAGAGAAAATTGATAATCTCTGGGTGATGCAAAATCGGCGGATATCGGGCACTCAAGATGCTCCCAAATGCAATGGCTGATTTCCTCAACCACGGAAAGAAGGACTTGCCCTGAACGAACAGAGAACCTTCGAGCCCAGTCGATCGTTGAGAGAGTGTAAGACTAAATTGTAGTACCTACCCTGGTGGTGGAAGTGGAGAGAACCGTCATAAATTATACCCAGACTACAATTAGCGTATTTGGGGGAGCATATCATCCTCGGTAACATTGGCTGTCCACTTCACAGAGCTCTCAACACATTGTCTTGTTAGGGGTGACACACATACAGACAcacactcacccactcactcacaaacTCATACAACCGGTTGCACAAGTGAACGAGCTGGCTTGGGCATTGGATGGATCCATTGAGCTCGCTTGAACGTTGGAGGATCAATTTCGAGACCAACTGTCCGACGACCAAGTATCGTCCTGGGAAAAATTCCTTGACCGCCATTACAGCGCAAATGGTGTTGGGTTCCCCATTCACATCGCTCCAAATGAGAGCATCCGTGACGTGAAACCGGGATCCGGGGTTGTCTGTCAACGAACAAGATTGTCAGTCAGGAAAACAGGGGCGTCAATTGATAAATGAACCCACCAAAGAGCAGAGGGTAAGGGACATCTATTCCACTATGCCTATACAACCCACCGCGGGGCGATCATCGAAACGTGATCCATTCATTATTGGTATCTTGTAGGGATGTTACGATTGAAGGTTTTCGTTCGAATATCTCCACCTTTGGTTTAGTGGGATCAACCTTGAAAGGGGCCAGAGGATCTTGGGAAGCAGAAATCAGGCAATCTTCGTTGTTCCCagtgggatttttttctcttctcagCGACAACTTCATTCCCACAGTCGACAAATTAATGTGAGAACATCAGCCGGGAATTCACACATGCAGGAAATAAAATTGTTTGTCTCTCGAAAACCCGTCACAGATTCCCAATTTTCCCATTGAATTCGAGAACAAAACATGCCTGCCATGCGAGAATAATTCGCTTTCTCAGCCAAATACTTGGTGAACAATTGCTGAAAGGCTGATAATTAGCGTTTTCTTGGCCTCTGGTATCCTTGGACACCGTGTACGATCAAACTCCATGCATAGACATAGACTTCTCATTTTACACCTACATACGAGTGCATATAGATGGCGATCGATGTGATTCATAGCCACTCATCAAGTTACAAACGACAGTGCTTAAAATCGACAAAAGTCCAGGACCACGAAGGACTTGAATCTCAAAAGTGGAGAATTGTTCgattttcgtttcaaaataaAGGTAATGGAtatgaagagaaagagattCGAATACGAAGAGGAGTTGTGGGTAAGTAATAACCCACAAACATCACACATGGTTTCATATTCTTGCGGTTCAAGCTCAATCATCCCAAAAGTTCGGCGTGACCAAATGTTCATTTTCGGTGGAAGAGCCACGTCAATCTGACGAGTGTTTACGATTGCTAATGCTCTTTTGGCGAGGAAGCTTTGGTGAAAGATTGTATTTTAATCCACCAATGACTCCAATGTGAGATATTCTCAcgtgaaaaaacaagaaagagtTTTATGGTGGGTGCTGCCGAAGGAAGCAAGGAATGGAAGAAGGGGAAGTCGTCATCATGGTGTTCATCGTTGTTAATCTTCTCACGTCTTTTATCTCTATTTCACACGGGGGGGGATTTTTTTCAGTCATAGTACCTATATTGACAAAGATAACCAGATTCGTTGAATCTTCGTGGCTGCTGCGGCTGTTGGGTCCTCGGCTTTTCTCAAGTACCCAAATGACGACCATCCACTCCCGAAACGTGTGAAAATATAGACTGAGAATTAAGCCCATCCACGGAGGGAGTCCGTCAACTTTTGGCTTATCTAAATATGCTCGATAAGAGCTCAGCTTCAGAATTCGAGACTGTCTTGGGTCCTCATGATCGAGGAGGTCCCCTTGGAAGCAAACGGACTCACGGCACTACGGCATAATATAGGAAGAGGCCAGCAAGCATTGGCGGGAGATCCGACTTTGATGTGAGATGACTCGAGATTTTTCTAGAGCGACTCTAATGATGGGGCAGAATTTGTGCTTGCCTCACGACCGCCGAGCTAGCCAACCCTGAAAGTATTTACAGACAAACACTTTGGGGCTCCCCCCTCTTTGATCATCCCATGATGAGGTACGTCAAAGATGGATGCTGGCCAACTACCCATGTACAAAAGGTAGACCCTGAGAGCAAAGATGGTAATCACAACTATGCTCCGACTGAGATTCTTAGCCTAATTAAGCCAGCGACAAACACATTCGAAGAGCCTTCTTTCTCAATATACTAGCCGCCCATGGCTTCTCAACGATGCGAGGATCGGGGATCGGCCAATGGAAATGCCTTTCATGTCACCTATTACGACAAGAACACACATCAGGGAGGGACTTGTTTATTTCGGCCGTTTCATGGGGCATACAGAGATGGAGAGGGGACGGGATTTTGACTGGGCTTAATTGATAAATGATCCCAAAAATTAATCTTTgtccgagagagagagagagaggggccCCTTTTGACCTCTTAACCAGCCCAAAGAGGCAGCCATTAGCCGCATTTACCTATCTGGGCAACCAGGTCAGAAGAGGTCATGATTCTCTTCACTGAAAGAACACATGCTTCTTGCAATCAAATTGGGATATGAGTATCACATGAAAGAGATTGGTCATTATCTGAGAGTCAAATTCTGCTGAACAAAAGCTGCAGAACTGTACACCCTTCATTCCAAGCCACTTTTGCCCCTTGCTTTTACCAATTCGATCTCATTGTAAGAATATCCAGGAATCCATGAAATAATATTCAATCATCCAATTAATGCGTAAACAAGacttcaatctgatcaaagaTTGTAACGAAAGAAAATGCATGAACTCTGAATCTGCAAGTATCTCGATTGCAAGcctcatttgttttgtttttatctGCCTTCCTTTTTAGTGCAATAGGTAAACAAATGTGGCTTTTAATGTATGTTCTAACCAAGACCAAAGCATCTACATACTGTGCGTCTACCAAGCCAGTAAGTAATTCGATCTTCACAGAAAGTATTGCAAACAATGCCTGCGTAAGTTGATACATACATGCATCGATAATGTCATCCTGACCATGTCCATTCTTCGATGCATACTTCAAGTTTTGGGTCCCAACTCAACGTTACCTTGGGCCAAGTTGTTACCTTCACTattgttgttactgttgttgtCTGTTCTCGTCTTGTCCCGAAAGCGCTCGTTTTTCCCAGGGTTCAAGTCAGTTCTCACCACTTATCATTGTAATAATCATCCGATGGAATGCCACATGAGCTCATGAGGGCTTGAACAGACGAACCACAACCGTAGCAGCACCACCAGAAACCTCCACCGTCAGCCctgaaacaacaacaacaacaacaagcaacaacagtaacaacatAAATGGCAGTGCCAGGACTGCGGGCATTAGCGCTAACTGCATGCAGTCAACATCATCAATGAGAGGAATATCATGTCAAGGAAAGAAAGGTAAGAGCGCCGGCCTGAAGCAGATATTCTCACGGGCGCGCCTTTGGGAAAAAAGGAATTAAACGGCCCGAGAGCTCCTTGGAGGCCGTTGGAAAAGCAGTCGTCGAGCCTCGGCGTGAGAATCGAAAATCGCTCGGACAGAGGAAGCAAAACCGAAAAGGACGAAAAGAAGATCTTCCTTCGAACTTCTGGCCAAGTTCCAACAGTTCCAAGCGATCATCAGTTGGTGTCGACTCGTCGAGTGAACAGGACGGAAGGTGCCAACTCCTGGACACGAACCAACTTCATCCCGATCCATCCAAGAAATAATTGCTCATCATGTACGACACATACACCTTCCAAGGCCAAGTGTATTCGCCCGCCTTCTCCGAACCGCCCTCCCCAATGTCTACCTCATCTGACGGAGACGAATCCTCCAATGAATCTGGCTACCCGCCCAAAGTGTATACCCCACCAGTGGAAGCCTTTGTTAATAAAAAGCCTCGATTCCCAACCATCTACCACGAAGCTTTGCAACCCCTGAGTCCCTGTACCACTCTGTCGGTCCCACAAGGGTGTGTTGTCAGACCCACTCACAAATCCCACGTGGATGTGGGACTGCAAAACGAGTTCCTAGCTCTCCTTCGTGTCAGTGACTTGTCCAAGATCGAGATGTTTCTGCGGGAACACTCCGAGGATTTGGACGTGAACCAGTTCAACGAGTTCGGAGACACCCCCATTCACGAGGCCTGTGTACAAGGCAAtttgaacttggtcaaatgTCTGGTGCAATACGGTGCGGACTCAAGGCTCTCCAATCGAGATGGCTTTACCCTCATGCATCTGGCCTCATTCAGTGGACGATCGGATCTGTTGGCGTATGTATTGACCCTGCGAAACCGGGACCATTCTCGATCCTGAGGTCGGCTTATTGTTATTCCTGGTGGTGTTGTTGTCAATGTCATCGATATGTTATTTCTCTCTGTTTTCATTGTGATAGAGGCTACAAGTCTCACCCTCCCAAACGCATAAGAAATATACGGTCATATATATTCAAATTCAGACTTGAGACTCCGTGgctcaatcttttttttcaaaccggCAAAATCAGTGCTCACCAGGCAAAGAGTCCCTGATTTTAGAACACAcaatctatttttttattatataTTTTTGTCCTAATTGTTGGACCATCATAGATCATGTTATTCAACCTTGCCATCGCAGCTCAAAGCACGAATGACGACATCCCGACAAGTTGCGTCTTGGGCCGAATAGATTTCATGTGCAAATGTCCGGTCTTCTcaaatggatattttttttgttgttgtgcGATACGCATTCCACC contains the following coding sequences:
- the LOC131889205 gene encoding uncharacterized protein LOC131889205 encodes the protein MYDTYTFQGQVYSPAFSEPPSPMSTSSDGDESSNESGYPPKVYTPPVEAFVNKKPRFPTIYHEALQPLSPCTTLSVPQGCVVRPTHKSHVDVGLQNEFLALLRVSDLSKIEMFLREHSEDLDVNQFNEFGDTPIHEACVQGNLNLVKCLVQYGADSRLSNRDGFTLMHLASFSGRSDLLAYVLTLRNRDHSRS